CGATGCAGTTTGTCATATTTATCGATCACGGTGTACGTCCATTTGTGATTCACAATGACCCGGGCGGTATCGTAAAAGTAGGCGTACTGTTCTTTGCTGATGGTTCTTCCCTGCGGCGCGCCAATGATATAAGCGTAACGCCGCTCTCCCGAATTCAGAATCGCCAGGAATTCATCCAGAAAGGAGAGATCCTTGGAGCGGATTTCCTGAACTGCCACGACATCGAATTGCTGAATGATCCGGGCCAGGATCTGGGGGACCTGGGGTTTTGACATCTTACTGACGCCAAAGACCTGAATATTGAAACTGGCAATCCGAATCGTGTCGTTCGAACGGGGCAGATCAATCTCAGTCGAATTCCAGTCAGCCGGTGTGGAGCTGGAAGCCGTGGTCGAGATAATCTGCTTGACCCACTTTGTCAGCTGGGCGGGTTTGACGACGTCAAAGTGAAATGCACCACCGCCGAGCAGACCGATCAGCAGTAAAGCCAGGCCACGTAATTTCCAGGATTTGACGAACGAAGTTTTATTTTTGGATTTGGAAGCCATAGTACCATCCGTGGTATTGCGTATGACGGGAAATCGAAGGGAGAAAGGAGAGTGCAGTTGCGAAGCAGAGCCTCGGGGGGTAGAGAGGAGCCGGAATCTAGCAGATATTGGCTATCAGGTGTAGAGCAATTCTGTGTAGACTGGACTGGAAGCACAAGTGCCGCTTGCCGCAACTGAAGAGATGCGATAGTCTGCAGTGCACGCTGATTTCCATTGTCATTTTCTTACGTATCTTGCTGTCTGACTGCATCTTAGATAAAAGGCGAATTCTGCATTGTCTCGACGGATCACCATCACGATTCCTTCGCTCAGTCTGGGCGGTGCAGAGGGGGTGGCTGCGATGATGGCCAATCATTGGGCTGCAGAGGGAGATCAGGTCACTTTGCTGACCCTCGATTCCGCAGAGACCGATACCTTTGAGCTCGCACCGGAAGTTCAGCGCATTGCCCTGGGACTGATGCGTGATTCGGGAAATCTCCTGCAGGCAGTAGTGAATAATCGTCAACGGGTGCGAAAGCTTCGCGCTGAAATTGCCCGATCCAGGCCCGATGTGGTCATCAGCCTGACGGATCGGATGAATGTGCTGACGCTGTTGGCGGCCGGGAAAGCAGCTTATCCCGTGATTGTCTCTGAACGCTCGGACCCGCGCTATCATCTGATGGGCCGCGTCTGGTCATACCTGCGTAAGAAAACATATCCCCGTGCAGCAGCCGTGGTAGTACAGACGCAGGGGGTGTCCGACTTTTGTCGTCCCTGGTTCCCAGCAACCCGCATCGAAGTCATTCCGAACGCAGTGCCTGCGCCACGCTCGGCGGGAATTCCCAAGGTGACGGAAGAGATTGTCAAAGCGCGGCCTGCTTCACATGTGGTACTGGGCATGGGCCGGCTCTCTCATGAAAAAGGCTTTGATATGTTGATCGATGCCTTTTCTAATCTGGCAGATGATTTTCCGGATTGGAAATTACGCATTCTGGGAGAAGGCCCCCTGCGTGAGACGCTGCAGGCCACGATTGATCAGCGGGGTTTGCAGGCACAGATTGAACTGCCCGGCTGGGTGGCCGATCCCGAACTGGCCCTCGATCAGGGGGATCTGTTTGTGCTCCCTTCCCGTTATGAAGGTTTTCCCAATGCACTATTGCAGGCAATGTCGCGCGGGTTACCCTGCATCGGATTCGACTGTCAGGGAAGTCTGGCTGATCTTTCCATGCGTGAACTAAAAGCGTTACTTTTACCTACGAAAAATCAACGTGAATTGACTTCCATTCACGCGCTCGAAGATCTGATGAGATCGCTCATGGTGGATGAAAAATCGCTAAAAGAGCTTGCACTTCTCAGTCTTCAGGCAAGCGAGAAGTTTTCCATCCCCCGCTATTTTGCATCGTGGGATCAGCTAATCAAAGAGTCTCTGGCCGGAAGTGAGAAAAAATGCAGCAGTACGTGATTTTGAGACATGACCATCCCAAACTGCACTGGGATCTGATGCTGGAAGAAGGGGATGTGCTCAAGACCTGGCGTCTCCCCCAGCCGCCGGAGATCGACCCGGCGTCGGATGAAACGTCACTCGATTTGACAGCAGAGGCGTTGCCCGATCATCGACTGGTTTATCTGGAATATGAGGGTCCCGTCAGTGGAGACCGGGGGGAGGTCAGCCGCTGGGATCGAGGGACTTTCACTCTGCTGGAACGGAGCGAAGATCAACTGGTGGCATTGCTCACCGGTGAGGAACTGGCAGGACGGATCACTTTGAAAAAACAAGATGCCGAAAACAGGTGGAGTCTGAACTATACCGCTTTCTTTTGATCGCGAGCCAGTAACGGCTCACACGCTCATTGCTTCTGTGCGTCGTTTGCTTTACCGGCGATTTGAAACAGCCCCGGTTCGACCTTGAGAGTCGTCAGGTCGGGTAGATCGGAATCCTGGCGGTCCAGATGTACGATCAAAACGTCATGCTCATTCATCTGGCTCCATTCAATCTGCCAGCCTTCGGCACGGGCTTCCTGAATCAGTTTGGTAATCGCTTCATCAATGGGGATCGGCAGCAGTCCCGCCCGGGCCTGTTCCAGTTCGAGCACCAGACGATTTTCTTGCATCAGCCAGGGTTTGAATTTGAGACTGATAATTCCAGACCATTTTTTTAAGGTCAGATGGAAGCCAACGATGACCTGGTCCTGTTCGAAGTGGACCCGTGGATCGGTGATGCCTTCCGGCACCCATTCGTTGTATTTCTGATGCAGTTCTTCGGCCAGCCAGGCGTTGACTTCCTGTTCGCTGAACTCCTGCGACCAGAGTGGTTCCTGGTTGCGGACGTCATTCACGATCTGCATCGAGTGCTGGACAAAATCCTTGGCTTCCTGCTGCCGGATTTCCGGGGCTACCTGTTGCTGGAGGGCTGCCTGGTAGAACTCCGGCACCTGGGCAGAGGACCAATACAGGCCCCCGGCGGTCCCACCCAGGATCAGCAGCAGCAATAACAGGAAGAGCAGAAAGCGTTTCATGCAGAAATGCTAGGTCGCCGGGGAAGTACCGTCAAGACCGTTCAAGGAAGCCGGAATCGCCAGAAAACGTGAAATTGCGCTAAGTTGTCTCTTCGAATATACTTGTCGAATGCATGTGGGTGTTTTATGATCAGCCGGACCCGGTTAGGACTGTTACCTGCCATCTTCCGGCTGTGTCCTTGTCCAGCAGCGGGAACGCTGGAATTCCCCTCGGTCAGCCCGTCAGTTTGATAGAGAAATAAGAGCCCGTTTATGAGTACCGTACGAACCCGTTTTGCACCCAGTCCCACCGGTTATATGCATATTGGTGGGATGCGTACGGCCCTGTTCAACTGGCTCTGGGCCCGGCATAACGGCGGTCAGTTTATTCTACGAATTGACGATACCGACCAGGAGCGCAACATCGCAGCCGCCCTGGATCCGATTCTGCAGGCATTCAAATGGCTGGGCCTCAACTGGGATGAAGGCCCGGAAGTCGGTGGTGACTTTGGTCCCTACTTCCAGTCCGAGCGAAATGATCTATATCGGGCTGCCGTCGATCAATTGCTGGCCGACGGAAAGGCTTACTACTGCTACGACACCCCGGAACAGATTCAGGCTGATCGAGAGGCAGCACAGAGTGAAAAACGCAACTACCTGAATATCCGCCGATCACTGGAACTGACAGACAGCCAGAAGGAACAGTTCGCCGCTGAAGGGCGTCCTGCCGTCGTACGTCTGCTGGTTCCCCGGGATCAGAAAATCCAGATTGATGATGCAGTTCGCGGACATGTCGAGTTCGACGCCGGTCTGATGCCCGACCCGGTCATTCTGCGAGCCAATGGGACGCCCTTGTATAACCTGGCGACGGTGGTCGATGATGCCCAGATGCAGATCACACATGTGATTCGCGCCGAGGAGCATCTCTCCAACACGCCGGTGCAGGTGCTGATTTATCAGGCGCTGGGTTATGAACTTCCTCAGTTCGCACACATTCCGTTCGTCGCGGCACCTGGTGGAAAAGAGAAACTCAGCAAACGCAAACTGGACAAATATCGTAAGAGTCCCCAGTTCAAAAAGATGTTCGACAAAGCTGACTCGGTCTTTCCCCGCATCGGTCTGGCTAATGCGGAAGGGCTGGATCCCGTGATGGTCGAGTATTACGAAAAGATTGGCTACCTGCCGGAAGCAATCCTGAATGCCCTGGCCAGACTCGGCTGGTCTTTGGATGATAAAACAGAGATCATGTCTCTCGATACGATTGTAGAGAACTTCACACTGGACCGGGTGGTTAAAGCGGCAGCTGGACTCGATCCGGATAAGCTGCTCAGCTTTCAGTCACACTGGATGAATCAGCTGACGCTGGAAGAAAAGGTTGCGATGTGCAGTCCCTTCCTGGTGAAAGCCGGGCTGGTACAGGATGCGGACGACGAGACAACAAAACAAAAAATTGGTCAGGTCATTACCGATATGGAAGACCGCCTCAAAATTGCCAGCGATATTCTGGATTTCGATGAGTTCTTTGTCGCCGACGATCAAATGGAGTACGATTCTAAAGCGTTCAAGAAACGGATTCAGAAATCGGATCAGGCAGTTGAACTGCTGGGGAAAATTAAAAGCCAGCTGGCAGAGGCGGAAGACTTCAGTGCGGCTGGCCTGGATAAGCTGCTGCACGATTTTGTGGAAGCGGAAGGGATCGGCATGGGGCAGATTATTCATGCCCTGCGGGTCGCCGTCAGTGGAAAAGCAACCGGGATCGGCATGTTTGACTGCCTGTCGATTCTGGGAAAAGAGAGTTGTGTCAGACGCATCGACCGGGCGATGGCGCTCGCTCAGAGTGACGAAAACTGAAAATGGTAACAGGCTGGTCCTGTGATTGATGCAATCATTTAAGGAGTAGGGGATGTCAACTCCCGAAGAAAAAACGCCAACGGATTTTATTCGTACGATCATTCAGGAAGATAACAAATCGGGCAAGCACGATGGTCGCGTCCATACGCGATTCCCCCCCGAACCGAACGGATACCTGCACATTGGTCATGCCAAGTCGATTTGTCTTAACTTCGGTATCGCCAATGAGAACCCGGGCGGGAAATGTAACCTGCGGTTTGATGATACGAACCCTGAGAAAGAAGATGTGGAATACGTCGACTCGATTAAGGAAGACGTGCGCTGGCTCGGCTTCGACTGGGACGATCGCGAATTTTACGCCTCCGATTACTTCGATCAGCTTTATGATTTTGCAGTCACCCTGATCAAGAAGGGGAAGGCCTACGCCTGTGATCTGCCCGCAGATAAGATGCGCGAATATCGCGGTACCGCGACCGAGCCCGGCAAACCCAGTCCCGGACGTTCCCGCTCTGTTGAAGAAAACCTGGATCTGTTCGAACGGATGAAGAATGGCGAGTTCAAAGAAGGCGAGTATGTGCTCCGTGCGAAAATCGATCTCGCTTCGCCGAACTTCCACATGCGGGATCCCGTGATCTATCGGGTTCGTCATGTGCACCATCATCGGACCGGGGATAAATGGTGTATTTATCCCATGTACGACTATACGCACTGTATTTCGGATTCAATCGAGAAGATTACACATTCAATCTGTACGCTCGAGTTTGAAGATCACCGTCCGCTCTATGACTGGATCCTGGATGAACTGGAAGTCTTTCATCCGCAGCAGATCGAGTTCGCCCGCCTCAACATGACCTATACCGTGATGAGCAAACGCAAACTGCTCGAACTGGTACAGGGCAAATACGTTTCCGGATGGGATGACCCCCGGATGCCTACCATATGCGGGATGCGGCGTCGCGGCGTCACCCCCGAAGCGCTGCGTGAGTTCTGTAAAACAATCGGGGTTACCAAATATAATTCGATGACCGATAAGGTTGTCCTGGAAAACTGCATACGGGATCACCTGAATCAGGTTGCCCCTCGTGTGATGGGAGTCTTGAAACCGTTGCGCGTTGTGATCGACAATTATCCGGAGGATACGTCCGAAGAACTGGATGCGATCAACAATCCGAATGATGAATCAGCGGGAACCCGCAAAGTACCGTTCTCGAAGGTGATTTACATCGAGCGTGACGACTTTATGGAAGACCCGCCAAAGAAGTTCTTCCGCCTGTCACCGGGTAAAGAGGTCCGCTTGCGCTACGCCTACTTTGTGACCTGTACTGATGTCATCAAAGATGACGATGGTGAAGTGGTTGAACTTCGTTGTACCTACGATCCGGAAACCCGCGGCGGCGATGCTCCCGATGGCCGGAAAGTCAAAGCGACGATTCACTGGGTCTCAGAAGCGCATGCCCTCGATGCAGAAGTCAGACTATATGACCATCTGTTTGATCAGCCTGATCCGGAAGATCTGCCTGAAGGAGTCGACTACAAGTCGAACCTGAATCCCCGCTCATTGCAGGTCCTGTCGGGTTGTAAGCTTGAACCGGGGCTGAAAGAAGCTGAACCAGGCAGTCGTTTCCAGTTTGAACGTCTGGGATATTTCTGTGTCGATACAAAGGATTCGGCACCAGGAAATCCCGTCTTCAATCGTACCGTTACTCTGCGTGATACCTGGGCCAAAGTCGGGAAGCAGAAGTAATCGAACTTCTTCGGGGCGCATAAAAAAACACTCGTCGAACGAAGTTCGACGAGTGAGCCCATGCACTTCAAAGTGCTCATGTCTTTCCAACTTTGAGTCAGGGTGTCCGCTGTGCGACAGAGATGTCGCTGCCTGATGCTACAGGAGCAGTCTGCTCCGGACGAGCGACCCGACGGGTCCAGCCGCTGGCACGCACGATCGAAGGCAGTGGTCTGTCGGAAGTATCAGGTTCGTAACCAGCCCGGCGTGTGGGGGGGAATGTCGGGGCGGTAGATTCCTGTGGTACCTGGTAAGAAGAGCGACGTAAGGACGAATCGTTGTCCAGGCTCGACCGGCGAGGGTCGGAAGCAGGATCACGCTCGTACTTGTCTCCGTTCGCCTTGAACGAATCATCGTACTTCTTTTTGTTCTCGGCAGAACGCTGATGAATTGTCTGTGGCGCTTCTGCAGACATGTAAGGATCAGCACTGGGCAGCAGTGCGGTCGCAGTGCCACCAAATCCATCGCTGGATGGATAGACATAGGCCGTCCGAGTGGTTGGAATAGATCGCATGACGGTCACTGGTTTCATTGCAGTCACAGTAGTTTTGACGTAGCGAGTGGAGTTCACAGCGACTTTCCGGGTCGTTGTATAAGGCACCATTCGAGCGACGTTATAAGTCACTTTGCGAGACTGCTGTACGGCAACCTGACGGGTAACCGGAACATTTTGGGTCACGACGTTCGGTACGTAGTGACGGGTGGTTCGATACTGAGGTGTGAATGCCATACGCATGGAATATCCGGTACGGTTCATCCAGCCCAGGAGGTTGGGGCGGTTGTCGTACTCGCAGGGAGCGACTTTGGGGATACACTGACGCTGAGTCACCCAGCGACCCATGTCTTTTT
This is a stretch of genomic DNA from Gimesia sp.. It encodes these proteins:
- a CDS encoding endonuclease/exonuclease/phosphatase family protein is translated as MASKSKNKTSFVKSWKLRGLALLLIGLLGGGAFHFDVVKPAQLTKWVKQIISTTASSSTPADWNSTEIDLPRSNDTIRIASFNIQVFGVSKMSKPQVPQILARIIQQFDVVAVQEIRSKDLSFLDEFLAILNSGERRYAYIIGAPQGRTISKEQYAYFYDTARVIVNHKWTYTVIDKYDKLHRPPYVAHFQTLSPSSENPFTFTLINIHTDPDETDQELNVLDDVYRVVANDGSQEDDVILLGDLNVDDQNLGELGRVGDLMWTVSKTPTNTRQSKQYDNILFSQHRSQEFTGISGVYDFKTRFKLTEEEALLVSDHLPVWAEFQITEKGGIRQAGVQGAQPR
- a CDS encoding glycosyltransferase family 4 protein; translation: MSRRITITIPSLSLGGAEGVAAMMANHWAAEGDQVTLLTLDSAETDTFELAPEVQRIALGLMRDSGNLLQAVVNNRQRVRKLRAEIARSRPDVVISLTDRMNVLTLLAAGKAAYPVIVSERSDPRYHLMGRVWSYLRKKTYPRAAAVVVQTQGVSDFCRPWFPATRIEVIPNAVPAPRSAGIPKVTEEIVKARPASHVVLGMGRLSHEKGFDMLIDAFSNLADDFPDWKLRILGEGPLRETLQATIDQRGLQAQIELPGWVADPELALDQGDLFVLPSRYEGFPNALLQAMSRGLPCIGFDCQGSLADLSMRELKALLLPTKNQRELTSIHALEDLMRSLMVDEKSLKELALLSLQASEKFSIPRYFASWDQLIKESLAGSEKKCSST
- a CDS encoding DNA polymerase ligase N-terminal domain-containing protein, with translation MQQYVILRHDHPKLHWDLMLEEGDVLKTWRLPQPPEIDPASDETSLDLTAEALPDHRLVYLEYEGPVSGDRGEVSRWDRGTFTLLERSEDQLVALLTGEELAGRITLKKQDAENRWSLNYTAFF
- the gltX gene encoding glutamate--tRNA ligase; this translates as MSTVRTRFAPSPTGYMHIGGMRTALFNWLWARHNGGQFILRIDDTDQERNIAAALDPILQAFKWLGLNWDEGPEVGGDFGPYFQSERNDLYRAAVDQLLADGKAYYCYDTPEQIQADREAAQSEKRNYLNIRRSLELTDSQKEQFAAEGRPAVVRLLVPRDQKIQIDDAVRGHVEFDAGLMPDPVILRANGTPLYNLATVVDDAQMQITHVIRAEEHLSNTPVQVLIYQALGYELPQFAHIPFVAAPGGKEKLSKRKLDKYRKSPQFKKMFDKADSVFPRIGLANAEGLDPVMVEYYEKIGYLPEAILNALARLGWSLDDKTEIMSLDTIVENFTLDRVVKAAAGLDPDKLLSFQSHWMNQLTLEEKVAMCSPFLVKAGLVQDADDETTKQKIGQVITDMEDRLKIASDILDFDEFFVADDQMEYDSKAFKKRIQKSDQAVELLGKIKSQLAEAEDFSAAGLDKLLHDFVEAEGIGMGQIIHALRVAVSGKATGIGMFDCLSILGKESCVRRIDRAMALAQSDEN
- a CDS encoding glutamine--tRNA ligase/YqeY domain fusion protein; the protein is MSTPEEKTPTDFIRTIIQEDNKSGKHDGRVHTRFPPEPNGYLHIGHAKSICLNFGIANENPGGKCNLRFDDTNPEKEDVEYVDSIKEDVRWLGFDWDDREFYASDYFDQLYDFAVTLIKKGKAYACDLPADKMREYRGTATEPGKPSPGRSRSVEENLDLFERMKNGEFKEGEYVLRAKIDLASPNFHMRDPVIYRVRHVHHHRTGDKWCIYPMYDYTHCISDSIEKITHSICTLEFEDHRPLYDWILDELEVFHPQQIEFARLNMTYTVMSKRKLLELVQGKYVSGWDDPRMPTICGMRRRGVTPEALREFCKTIGVTKYNSMTDKVVLENCIRDHLNQVAPRVMGVLKPLRVVIDNYPEDTSEELDAINNPNDESAGTRKVPFSKVIYIERDDFMEDPPKKFFRLSPGKEVRLRYAYFVTCTDVIKDDDGEVVELRCTYDPETRGGDAPDGRKVKATIHWVSEAHALDAEVRLYDHLFDQPDPEDLPEGVDYKSNLNPRSLQVLSGCKLEPGLKEAEPGSRFQFERLGYFCVDTKDSAPGNPVFNRTVTLRDTWAKVGKQK